One region of bacterium genomic DNA includes:
- a CDS encoding sodium-dependent transporter, which yields MSTNKEAWGSRVGLILAMAGNAVGLGNFLRFPVQAIQNGGGAFIIPYLVCFLLMGLPLLFVEWAMGRYGGKNGHHSTPFILDSMDKRSFWKYIGVFGIFTNLAVAAYYCYLESWTIAYVYHMLVGSFNGQNQDQVAGFFNEYLGFSGFENVIIWLLCLFLNTWILSKGLSGGVEKVAKIGMPLLILFGILLAIRGFTLSAGENGAIYDGTVGLNFLWTPQFDTIWDGKVWLAAAGQIFFTLSVGMGSIHCYASYVKSKDDIALNSMSAGWMNEFVEVVLGSAILIPIAVGYLGIDKVIEMTASGGLGLGFKTLPYLFTQWGPILAALAGVFWFGLLFFAGITSSLAMGTPCMGFMMDEFGWKREKAAWAFGFTILILGLPTVLFFHHGVFDEYDYWAGTVSLVIFALFEIILFAWVFGMDKGWKEITDGADIKVPNVFKFIIKFITPILLGWVFVKSLPDIWNTISNKKLYDKIAATTDPVQIAAIQESIMYVNASRFVLLGIFVGVSILVFIAYKKRIREGRFTS from the coding sequence AAAGAAGCATGGGGTTCGCGTGTAGGCTTGATCCTTGCGATGGCAGGCAATGCCGTCGGACTGGGAAACTTCCTAAGGTTTCCGGTACAGGCGATACAAAATGGCGGCGGGGCCTTTATCATCCCGTATTTGGTGTGTTTTCTTTTGATGGGATTGCCGCTGCTTTTCGTGGAATGGGCCATGGGACGTTACGGCGGTAAAAACGGCCACCACAGCACGCCTTTCATTTTAGATTCAATGGACAAACGCTCATTTTGGAAATACATCGGCGTGTTCGGGATTTTCACCAACCTTGCCGTAGCGGCGTACTATTGTTATCTTGAATCATGGACCATCGCGTATGTTTATCACATGCTCGTCGGCAGTTTCAATGGTCAGAACCAAGATCAGGTTGCAGGATTTTTTAATGAGTATCTCGGCTTTTCCGGTTTTGAAAATGTGATCATTTGGCTCTTGTGTCTATTTCTCAACACCTGGATTCTTTCCAAAGGGTTGAGCGGCGGTGTCGAAAAAGTTGCCAAAATCGGCATGCCGTTGTTAATTCTTTTCGGCATTCTTTTGGCCATTCGCGGATTTACACTTAGTGCCGGGGAAAATGGCGCTATATATGACGGTACCGTCGGTTTAAATTTCTTATGGACGCCTCAGTTTGACACGATTTGGGATGGCAAGGTATGGCTGGCCGCCGCCGGGCAGATATTTTTTACATTGTCCGTCGGTATGGGATCGATCCATTGTTATGCATCCTACGTCAAATCCAAAGATGATATTGCTCTCAATTCTATGTCTGCGGGCTGGATGAATGAATTTGTGGAGGTGGTGCTCGGTAGTGCAATATTGATCCCTATCGCCGTCGGATATCTCGGCATCGACAAAGTCATCGAAATGACCGCCAGCGGCGGGCTTGGGTTGGGTTTCAAAACATTGCCTTACCTTTTTACGCAGTGGGGTCCGATCCTTGCCGCATTGGCCGGTGTGTTTTGGTTTGGTCTTTTATTTTTTGCGGGAATTACATCCTCCCTCGCGATGGGTACACCCTGTATGGGTTTCATGATGGACGAGTTCGGATGGAAGCGCGAAAAAGCCGCATGGGCATTCGGCTTTACCATACTCATATTGGGATTACCCACCGTATTATTTTTTCACCACGGGGTTTTCGATGAATATGATTATTGGGCCGGCACCGTTTCATTGGTGATTTTTGCTTTATTCGAAATTATCCTCTTTGCATGGGTTTTTGGTATGGATAAAGGCTGGAAAGAAATCACCGACGGCGCCGATATTAAAGTACCTAACGTATTCAAATTTATCATCAAATTTATCACACCGATTCTTCTCGGATGGGTATTTGTGAAGAGTCTTCCGGATATTTGGAATACGATAAGCAATAAAAAGCTATATGATAAAATAGCTGCCACTACGGATCCTGTGCAAATCGCTGCAATACAAGAATCCATCATGTATGTCAATGCCTCGCGATTTGTATTGCTGGGCATTTTTGTCGGAGTATCTATTTTAGTATTTATCGCATATAAAAAACGTATCCGCGAAGGGAGATTTACATCATGA
- a CDS encoding ABC transporter permease: MHLGYLFKESFSGLHRATLSTFVAVTIIAIALSLFSFFLIITLNINQLVEDIRSRVELEAFLDRALDTPQSKKIEAAIRDIEGVESVTFISKSDAARILKKAMGADDIFDLVESNPLPASFKIRLQSEYRNWQNVLAVAQTLETIDGVDEVSYQKELLLALDEKVDLYNMISIGLGCIAALAAVLLVSNTIKLSIYAKRDVIKTMKLVGAKNSFIAAPFILEGILQGVLGSLIATGIAYALIRIVQRYLLPTLQFSWEIPAIVVGFGILLGLFGSFVSIRFFLKEKISDM, encoded by the coding sequence TTGCATCTAGGATACCTGTTCAAAGAAAGCTTTAGCGGTTTGCATCGCGCGACATTATCTACATTTGTCGCCGTGACGATCATCGCTATCGCGTTGTCACTCTTTAGTTTTTTTCTGATCATCACGCTCAACATCAATCAACTCGTCGAAGACATACGTAGTCGCGTGGAACTGGAAGCGTTCCTTGACCGCGCTTTGGACACGCCGCAATCTAAAAAAATAGAAGCCGCCATTCGCGACATCGAAGGCGTCGAATCGGTGACGTTTATTTCAAAATCCGATGCGGCGCGGATCCTCAAAAAAGCTATGGGTGCAGATGATATTTTTGATCTCGTAGAAAGTAATCCGCTCCCCGCCTCGTTCAAAATTCGTCTGCAATCGGAGTACCGCAATTGGCAGAATGTGCTCGCCGTTGCCCAGACTCTAGAAACGATTGACGGCGTCGACGAAGTCAGCTACCAAAAAGAACTCCTGCTCGCTTTGGATGAAAAAGTAGATTTGTATAATATGATCAGCATCGGATTGGGCTGTATCGCCGCACTGGCCGCCGTACTGCTGGTATCCAACACCATCAAACTGAGCATCTATGCCAAACGCGATGTGATCAAAACGATGAAACTCGTTGGCGCCAAAAACAGTTTTATCGCTGCGCCGTTCATTCTTGAGGGCATCCTGCAAGGTGTTTTGGGAAGCCTGATCGCCACCGGTATAGCTTATGCCTTGATCCGCATCGTCCAACGTTATCTTTTACCGACGTTGCAGTTTTCGTGGGAAATACCGGCCATCGTGGTCGGCTTTGGTATTCTGCTCGGCTTATTCGGAAGTTTTGTCTCAATTCGTTTTTTTCTGAAGGAAAAAATCAGCGACATGTGA
- a CDS encoding gamma carbonic anhydrase family protein, with the protein MIIHRYLRQKPAIPKSVFLATGAIIVGDVVMGEDCSVWFNAVIRGDVNTIRIGSRTNIQDGAIIHCTLDKYATVIGDDVSIGHGAIVHGCTVHDHVLIGMGAKILDRAVIHPYAMIAAGAVVREGFEVPERTLMAGVPAKPVRSLTDDEIAMIDRIPQNYIRYAADYRTLNVLDSAVVFSSSQTSNV; encoded by the coding sequence ATGATTATCCACCGATACCTCCGTCAAAAACCAGCTATTCCGAAATCGGTTTTTTTAGCGACCGGTGCCATTATTGTGGGTGACGTCGTTATGGGTGAAGACTGTTCAGTTTGGTTTAATGCCGTGATTCGCGGCGATGTGAATACAATACGGATAGGTTCACGAACTAATATACAGGACGGTGCAATTATTCATTGCACGCTGGATAAATATGCCACGGTGATCGGTGATGATGTGTCCATCGGTCATGGTGCCATCGTGCACGGATGTACCGTTCACGATCATGTTCTGATCGGTATGGGCGCTAAAATACTGGATCGCGCTGTGATTCACCCGTATGCCATGATCGCGGCGGGTGCTGTCGTCCGAGAAGGGTTCGAAGTACCGGAACGCACATTGATGGCTGGTGTTCCTGCCAAACCCGTACGATCTCTGACGGACGACGAAATCGCGATGATTGATCGTATACCGCAAAATTATATACGTTATGCCGCGGATTACAGAACATTAAACGTTTTGGATTCAGCGGTTGTTTTTTCTTCATCACAAACCTCAAATGTATGA
- a CDS encoding response regulator — MKKIVIIDDDQDFVSVAGKVLSHIGKFDVVAHTDSSDAMDLIRREKPDLIIVDIMMPKVDGFTILRNVRTSADLQHIKVIVCSAKIFDVDKKNALKLGANEYISKITAASELVDKVNAVLGTV, encoded by the coding sequence ATGAAAAAAATCGTTATCATTGACGACGATCAGGACTTTGTTTCGGTCGCCGGTAAAGTTCTTTCCCACATCGGTAAATTTGACGTTGTGGCGCATACCGACAGTTCGGACGCGATGGATTTGATTCGCCGTGAGAAACCCGACCTCATTATCGTGGATATCATGATGCCCAAAGTGGACGGTTTTACAATCCTTCGCAATGTTCGTACCTCAGCCGACTTACAACATATCAAAGTCATTGTGTGTTCAGCTAAAATCTTTGATGTGGATAAGAAAAATGCGCTCAAGCTCGGTGCCAATGAATATATTTCAAAAATCACCGCTGCTTCAGAACTGGTGGACAAAGTCAATGCCGTACTCGGTACGGTCTGA
- a CDS encoding MBL fold metallo-hydrolase, giving the protein MKYKFWGVRGSIPTPGPETVGYGGNTSCGELTLDDGSMIIFDMGSGIRVLGNDLMKRGKKPVEAIILLSHTHWDHIQGFPFFVPAFIPGNKILICGCEEVDIKLETIIKDQMKSAYFPVELSDMPAAIGFKRLYEGRFKISGARVDTMYLNHPGFTLAYRVEYNGKSVVYASDNEPYPIQASDATEMAGMKYQGKDNHRIIEFSKNCDLLIHDCQYTPEQYKTKVGWGHSPYDYVAEIAWKANVKRLAVHHHDPSHDDAFVDGIVNNVKNLLREKGARAEAFGAREGLEIEL; this is encoded by the coding sequence ATGAAATACAAATTTTGGGGCGTTCGCGGTTCGATCCCAACGCCCGGCCCGGAAACCGTTGGTTACGGCGGCAACACCTCCTGTGGCGAGCTGACACTTGATGACGGCAGCATGATCATTTTCGATATGGGCTCCGGTATCCGCGTACTTGGTAACGATTTGATGAAGCGCGGTAAAAAACCGGTCGAGGCCATTATTCTCTTAAGCCATACGCACTGGGATCACATTCAGGGTTTCCCTTTTTTTGTACCGGCATTTATTCCTGGTAATAAAATTTTGATCTGTGGCTGTGAAGAAGTGGACATCAAATTGGAAACCATCATCAAAGATCAGATGAAAAGCGCGTATTTCCCTGTCGAATTGTCCGACATGCCCGCCGCTATAGGATTTAAGCGACTTTATGAAGGGCGCTTCAAAATCAGCGGAGCGCGTGTTGATACCATGTATCTTAATCACCCGGGATTCACCTTGGCTTACCGCGTGGAATACAACGGCAAATCGGTCGTCTATGCCAGCGACAACGAACCCTATCCCATTCAGGCTAGCGATGCTACAGAAATGGCCGGCATGAAATATCAGGGTAAAGACAACCATCGCATTATTGAGTTTTCCAAAAATTGCGACCTCCTGATTCACGATTGCCAATACACACCCGAACAGTATAAAACCAAAGTCGGTTGGGGCCATTCACCTTACGATTATGTCGCTGAAATCGCATGGAAAGCCAACGTAAAACGACTGGCCGTTCATCATCACGATCCGAGCCATGATGATGCATTTGTGGACGGTATCGTCAATAACGTAAAAAATCTGCTCCGCGAAAAAGGTGCACGCGCCGAAGCGTTCGGGGCGCGGGAAGGATTGGAAATCGAACTCTGA
- a CDS encoding response regulator: MPKKVLIVDDENTVRSLLKIVLGKAGFEMDFAEDGLQAIEKVKSFDPDVIILDTNMPHKSGIEVCSEVKAVNPARPKIIFHTGSLEEYKAKAEAAGADATFAKTGMGGMGKLVELIQTM; encoded by the coding sequence GTGCCCAAAAAAGTTTTGATCGTGGATGACGAAAATACCGTACGCAGCCTTTTGAAGATCGTATTAGGCAAAGCCGGTTTTGAAATGGATTTTGCAGAAGACGGTTTGCAAGCGATAGAAAAAGTCAAATCGTTTGACCCGGACGTGATTATCCTGGATACCAATATGCCCCATAAAAGCGGGATCGAAGTTTGCAGCGAAGTGAAAGCCGTCAACCCTGCGCGGCCTAAGATTATTTTTCATACCGGGTCGCTTGAAGAATACAAAGCCAAAGCGGAGGCGGCAGGCGCCGACGCAACGTTTGCGAAAACGGGTATGGGAGGCATGGGCAAATTAGTCGAGTTGATACAAACGATGTAA
- the dprA gene encoding DNA-protecting protein DprA → MSVTHRSHKDQNFDLLRLIGVRGMGHARLRNLIRHFGSPASVLSASAKALAAVQGMDAPTAERIKQDHEASIAFAHAQMRSMQESATELLVFSESGFPELLTQTETAPTFLFVRGAIMPEDAHAIAIVGTRQPTAYGRAMAEKLAQELAQRGITVVSGLARGIDTVAHAAALRSGGRTIAVLGSGVDHIYPSENYRLAMEIAHRGAILADYPMGTGPDATHFPGRNRIISGLSLGTVVIEAGEKSGALITADYALDQNREVFAVPGLATNPQAKGSNRLIRSGAKLVETVDDILQELEGRLTQTKRIPTPAIQLSLEEQSVYEKLSPEPLHIDAIAEAARMNAHEALSHLLQLEIRGAVRQLSGKHFVKS, encoded by the coding sequence ATGAGTGTGACGCATCGTTCGCATAAGGACCAAAATTTTGATTTATTACGCCTGATCGGTGTGCGCGGTATGGGGCATGCCCGATTGCGCAATCTTATTCGTCACTTTGGGTCGCCCGCGTCCGTTCTCAGCGCTTCGGCCAAAGCATTAGCTGCCGTGCAAGGTATGGATGCGCCGACCGCCGAGCGCATCAAGCAGGACCATGAAGCAAGCATTGCTTTTGCTCATGCGCAGATGCGATCCATGCAGGAAAGCGCGACGGAATTATTGGTTTTTTCCGAATCTGGATTTCCGGAATTACTCACACAAACTGAAACCGCACCCACGTTTTTGTTTGTGCGCGGGGCAATAATGCCGGAGGATGCCCATGCGATAGCGATCGTCGGAACACGTCAGCCGACGGCGTACGGGCGTGCGATGGCAGAAAAGCTTGCGCAAGAGTTAGCTCAACGCGGTATTACCGTCGTCAGTGGGTTGGCGCGGGGTATTGATACGGTAGCGCATGCCGCGGCATTACGCAGCGGAGGACGTACGATCGCCGTGCTGGGTTCCGGCGTGGATCATATCTATCCCAGTGAAAATTACAGATTGGCTATGGAAATAGCGCACCGCGGTGCGATCCTGGCGGACTATCCGATGGGGACAGGCCCGGATGCAACGCATTTTCCCGGACGAAACCGAATCATCAGCGGACTTTCGCTCGGTACAGTTGTCATTGAAGCCGGCGAAAAAAGCGGTGCTCTGATTACGGCGGATTATGCACTGGATCAGAACCGCGAGGTGTTTGCCGTGCCCGGCCTGGCTACCAATCCGCAAGCCAAAGGCAGTAATCGATTGATCCGTAGCGGTGCTAAACTCGTCGAAACGGTAGATGATATTTTGCAGGAATTAGAAGGTCGTTTAACACAAACAAAACGTATACCTACACCGGCGATCCAACTCAGCTTGGAAGAACAATCGGTGTATGAAAAATTATCACCGGAACCGCTTCACATTGATGCTATCGCAGAGGCTGCCCGTATGAATGCACATGAAGCGCTGTCCCATCTTTTACAGTTAGAAATCCGCGGTGCCGTGCGTCAGCTAAGCGGTAAACATTTTGTGAAATCTTAA
- a CDS encoding T9SS type A sorting domain-containing protein, translating into MRGFLRSRSWLIMTATITALAVITTSDWKPSQPEQYRKKKEEVKRFDKPDEFIKAFRDMRIRDGKTKSDYPQNYKLTEMRRFGIIPKDGEIGTSVQRIGKTGATLDWVERGPNNVPGRTRGMIVDPDDATGATWFAGSVGGGVWKTTNSGFSWTPLTEGIPNLATTSLAMAPSNHNIIYVGTGEGFGNLDGVGGDGIFKTTNKGASWTQLASTIAVNSSSSNRNFEFVNRISVHPTDPSTLVVATNTGIMRSTDGGDTWTKVHTSASAVQDLVANPQNWNTQYASKNASGIIKSLDGGITWTSYSTGITQAQRIEVAISPVDTNRLYLAVENASDLSDLYVTYNGGTQWYLVNVQTGTNPDWLNGQGWYDNTIVAHPTNPNVCYTAGVSVFKHSIVGDGPTVRVTLVDTVGTAGWLAFQNFGLSYLGGGVSTGENGFGSTNPVGLTSQDSNMSIEVRFGPGRSQKAHRFKTDAQGAGQTSPNYKYQNYVNVPFEAWDVTNNRQINISFRDENNDGEFDIELSSGDGVYREYFFVEGSTYNSGTPDPNITVDGGFKYRVVLEVGPALPTDVDWNPATIPDSKISLTRITNQTKLRTSEVRSDPYGQFSGPNSNVHPDHHNLMIIPVAGAPFKILNANDGGVWISLDSAGSFALASGGYNTTQFYGVDKAKGSNTYIAGAQDNGTWLSSANPTSTSGWASKIGGDGFEALWNYGNSNLLLGASQFNGVQRSSNAGASFSNSISGLATGSGNAPFVSNLSNSPLDPDLVFAVGAQGVYRSTNFGSSWTLVSIPSQWGMWSMSGTEISLANSNIVWAHGGMSNTGTRRKVHVSKDRGATFAPVNNYLTNSNDTTSTIGLISGFATHPREDSTAYALFSVADAPKILRTTNLGSTWEDISGFGDDNNSSNGFPDVAVYTLIVMPHNTNEIWAGTEIGLFISTNNGATWSYANNGLPAVAIWQMSIKDKQVIVATHGRGVWTVDISGIPAIPTSSGTIATMRLGKNFSKVFAAKLSSYFTNPDGTGFTYSVKTSNGGVVPVISSDSLYLTSTTDYVGSVTVSAYAYNGYKLNKSFTVNVENDVVAPVLSVGALTTPAIDAVKFGVTADEPIKNVLLAVNSQSVSLSKQGNIYFGTYTIASSRTLTVAVSAKDTSDNLSSKNVTYNVAALSKPLVIDKYTITGKGNEGYILATTTAAENIPTGWTEIAPAIRMMATAPGADLKVEANVQGLQDVVADPQFDESRIGIYEFAEGQWRHIAEANNGRVMAKHTGNPVAIYYNPDYNVVPNKYELEQNYPNPFNPSTMIRYSVKNEGRVVIKVYNMLGQEVRTLVNEHKPAGRFNVSWDGRNNAGQTVSTGVYIYRMQAGSVIQNRKMLFVK; encoded by the coding sequence ATGAGAGGGTTTTTACGATCCCGCAGTTGGTTGATCATGACGGCAACCATCACTGCACTGGCTGTAATCACGACGTCCGATTGGAAACCGAGCCAACCGGAGCAATACCGAAAAAAGAAAGAAGAAGTCAAACGTTTTGACAAACCCGATGAATTTATCAAAGCATTTCGCGATATGCGGATCCGCGACGGTAAAACCAAATCGGATTATCCGCAAAACTATAAGTTAACTGAAATGCGCCGTTTCGGAATTATCCCGAAAGACGGAGAAATAGGAACCTCAGTTCAGCGTATAGGCAAAACCGGTGCAACACTGGACTGGGTTGAACGCGGGCCCAACAATGTGCCCGGACGTACACGCGGTATGATCGTAGATCCCGACGATGCCACAGGTGCGACGTGGTTTGCCGGATCCGTCGGCGGCGGTGTTTGGAAAACCACCAATAGCGGTTTTTCATGGACTCCGTTGACCGAAGGCATCCCCAATCTTGCTACGACCTCACTCGCAATGGCTCCCTCCAATCATAATATTATTTATGTCGGCACAGGAGAAGGCTTCGGTAATTTAGACGGTGTCGGCGGTGATGGTATTTTTAAAACGACCAACAAAGGCGCGAGCTGGACACAACTTGCAAGTACGATCGCCGTTAATTCTTCCAGTTCAAATCGTAATTTTGAATTTGTTAATCGAATCTCCGTTCATCCGACCGATCCCAGCACTTTGGTCGTCGCTACAAATACCGGTATTATGCGTTCTACCGATGGCGGTGATACTTGGACCAAAGTACATACTTCAGCATCGGCGGTTCAAGATCTTGTGGCAAATCCTCAAAATTGGAATACGCAGTATGCATCCAAAAATGCAAGCGGGATTATTAAATCTTTAGACGGTGGGATTACATGGACGAGCTATTCCACCGGAATTACACAAGCGCAACGTATAGAGGTTGCCATATCACCGGTGGATACCAATCGTCTATATTTAGCGGTTGAGAATGCATCCGATTTATCGGATTTGTATGTAACCTATAACGGCGGTACACAATGGTACCTAGTAAACGTTCAAACCGGTACCAATCCTGATTGGCTTAACGGCCAAGGATGGTATGATAATACCATCGTCGCCCACCCAACTAATCCTAATGTATGCTATACAGCCGGTGTATCCGTTTTCAAACATAGTATTGTCGGTGACGGGCCCACTGTCCGTGTAACTCTAGTAGACACCGTCGGAACGGCCGGTTGGCTTGCGTTCCAAAATTTTGGACTTTCATATTTAGGCGGCGGTGTAAGTACAGGAGAAAATGGATTTGGAAGCACCAACCCCGTTGGACTCACAAGCCAAGATTCCAATATGAGTATCGAAGTTCGTTTTGGACCCGGCCGCTCTCAAAAAGCCCATCGTTTCAAAACCGACGCTCAAGGAGCAGGACAAACATCGCCAAACTATAAATATCAAAATTATGTAAATGTGCCTTTTGAAGCGTGGGATGTAACCAATAACCGTCAAATCAACATTAGTTTTCGTGATGAAAACAATGACGGCGAATTTGACATAGAGCTGAGCTCCGGAGACGGCGTATATCGAGAATATTTTTTCGTCGAAGGATCCACGTACAACAGTGGCACTCCGGATCCTAATATTACCGTTGACGGGGGTTTTAAATACAGAGTAGTACTTGAAGTAGGACCGGCACTTCCGACTGATGTGGATTGGAATCCTGCAACCATTCCGGATTCAAAAATTTCCCTGACACGTATTACCAATCAAACAAAACTTCGCACATCGGAAGTACGTTCTGATCCCTATGGACAATTTAGCGGACCTAACTCCAATGTGCATCCGGATCACCACAATCTGATGATTATTCCGGTCGCCGGTGCACCGTTTAAAATACTCAATGCGAACGATGGTGGTGTGTGGATATCTTTGGATTCGGCCGGATCATTTGCCTTAGCAAGCGGCGGATACAATACGACCCAATTTTACGGAGTTGACAAAGCTAAAGGATCGAATACATATATCGCCGGCGCACAGGATAATGGTACATGGTTGAGTTCTGCAAATCCCACATCAACATCCGGATGGGCTTCGAAAATCGGAGGCGACGGGTTTGAAGCGCTGTGGAACTACGGAAACTCAAACTTGTTACTTGGCGCGTCGCAATTCAACGGCGTCCAACGTTCTTCCAATGCAGGTGCATCGTTTTCAAATTCAATTTCAGGATTGGCAACCGGTTCCGGTAATGCACCTTTTGTGTCTAACTTGTCTAATTCCCCACTTGATCCTGATCTTGTATTTGCGGTAGGCGCTCAAGGGGTTTATCGCTCTACTAATTTTGGATCGTCATGGACTCTTGTTTCAATTCCTTCGCAATGGGGTATGTGGAGCATGTCAGGTACAGAGATATCATTAGCCAATTCAAATATCGTTTGGGCACATGGAGGGATGTCTAATACTGGTACGCGCCGAAAAGTTCATGTATCAAAAGATCGAGGTGCCACTTTCGCTCCTGTTAATAACTACCTTACTAACAGCAATGACACGACTTCGACGATCGGATTGATTAGTGGATTTGCTACGCACCCCCGTGAAGACAGCACAGCCTATGCTTTGTTTTCAGTTGCCGATGCTCCGAAAATTTTGCGAACGACTAATTTAGGATCCACTTGGGAGGATATTTCCGGATTCGGCGATGATAACAACAGCAGTAACGGCTTTCCCGATGTTGCGGTTTATACATTGATCGTAATGCCGCATAACACCAATGAAATTTGGGCCGGTACGGAGATTGGTTTATTTATTTCTACCAATAACGGTGCAACATGGTCCTATGCCAATAACGGTCTTCCTGCGGTAGCCATCTGGCAAATGTCTATCAAAGACAAACAGGTGATCGTCGCAACCCACGGGCGTGGGGTGTGGACCGTAGATATATCCGGTATCCCTGCTATACCTACATCATCCGGAACGATAGCCACAATGCGACTAGGAAAGAATTTTTCCAAAGTGTTTGCCGCAAAACTTTCTTCCTATTTTACTAATCCGGATGGAACGGGCTTTACCTATTCTGTCAAAACTTCCAACGGTGGCGTCGTGCCGGTGATTTCTTCCGACTCGCTATATCTTACGAGCACGACCGATTATGTGGGAAGTGTGACCGTTAGCGCATACGCCTACAATGGTTATAAGCTCAACAAATCGTTTACTGTTAATGTCGAAAACGATGTTGTTGCCCCAGTATTGTCGGTTGGCGCCCTGACTACACCGGCTATTGATGCAGTCAAGTTTGGGGTCACGGCGGACGAACCCATTAAAAATGTATTATTAGCGGTCAATAGCCAGTCGGTGAGTTTGTCCAAACAAGGTAATATTTATTTTGGAACGTACACGATCGCTTCATCGCGCACACTCACGGTGGCCGTCAGCGCTAAAGATACTTCTGATAACCTTTCATCCAAAAACGTGACCTATAATGTTGCTGCACTGTCGAAACCACTAGTAATTGATAAATATACCATTACGGGTAAGGGTAACGAGGGGTATATTTTGGCCACGACCACAGCGGCTGAAAATATTCCTACCGGATGGACGGAAATCGCGCCTGCGATTCGCATGATGGCGACGGCTCCCGGCGCTGATCTTAAAGTCGAAGCCAATGTACAAGGGTTACAAGACGTTGTTGCTGACCCACAATTCGACGAATCCCGCATAGGTATTTACGAATTTGCAGAAGGCCAATGGCGCCACATAGCGGAAGCTAATAATGGACGCGTCATGGCCAAGCATACAGGCAATCCGGTAGCTATTTACTATAATCCGGATTATAACGTTGTCCCAAATAAATATGAGCTCGAGCAGAATTATCCCAATCCGTTTAACCCCAGTACAATGATTCGTTATTCTGTTAAGAATGAAGGCCGTGTAGTGATCAAAGTGTACAATATGCTTGGACAAGAAGTGCGTACATTGGTTAATGAACACAAACCGGCAGGGCGCTTTAACGTTTCTTGGGACGGTCGAAATAATGCGGGACAAACGGTTTCAACCGGCGTTTACATTTATCGTATGCAGGCTGGTTCTGTCATTCAAAACCGCAAAATGCTTTTTGTAAAATAA
- a CDS encoding serine/threonine-protein phosphatase, whose amino-acid sequence MQLRVASITDRGLNPSRTHNEDSFFTGNQLYIVADGLGGELAGEVASQMTIEKFNEWFPDATRESANEAVSELAAIERTVKRVNAYVYQEAQKPEFKNMGSTLSILYFFRNHALIGHVGDSKIYRVRNGKTEQLSHDQSMVQQLLDKGIITTEQAKRHPMRNVLLSCIAHKPDIDVFTYDTDIQNGDFYLLCSDGVSEYVGHGAIAEMAGNGFSGEEICATIKNIVYAGGAMDNMTAIVIFVDQVDA is encoded by the coding sequence ATGCAGTTACGCGTTGCCAGTATCACCGATCGGGGGCTCAATCCCAGTCGCACACACAATGAAGACAGTTTTTTTACAGGAAACCAGCTTTATATAGTCGCCGACGGACTCGGCGGAGAATTGGCCGGCGAAGTGGCCAGTCAGATGACGATTGAAAAATTCAACGAATGGTTCCCCGATGCCACACGGGAATCGGCGAATGAAGCTGTCAGTGAACTCGCCGCTATTGAACGCACGGTCAAACGGGTCAACGCTTATGTGTATCAGGAAGCACAAAAGCCCGAATTTAAAAATATGGGATCCACCTTATCGATCTTATATTTTTTCAGGAATCATGCGCTAATCGGTCACGTCGGTGACAGCAAGATCTATCGTGTTCGCAACGGTAAAACCGAACAACTCAGCCATGATCAAAGCATGGTACAGCAGCTTTTGGATAAAGGCATTATTACCACCGAACAAGCTAAACGTCATCCGATGCGCAATGTTTTGCTGAGCTGCATCGCGCACAAGCCGGATATTGACGTCTTTACGTATGACACCGATATACAGAACGGGGATTTTTATTTGTTATGCTCGGATGGCGTGTCCGAGTATGTCGGTCACGGGGCTATTGCCGAGATGGCGGGCAACGGATTTTCAGGAGAAGAAATTTGTGCCACTATCAAAAATATCGTGTATGCCGGCGGCGCCATGGACAATATGACGGCAATCGTCATATTTGTCGATCAGGTTGACGCGTAA
- a CDS encoding CcmD family protein has translation MENLGYLFAAFAAIWVLLFYYVQRMNSKQKQMMKDLEALRQIVEEKKG, from the coding sequence ATGGAGAATTTAGGTTACTTGTTTGCCGCATTTGCCGCGATATGGGTATTGCTGTTCTACTATGTACAGCGTATGAATAGCAAACAAAAACAGATGATGAAAGACTTGGAAGCGTTGCGGCAGATCGTGGAAGAAAAAAAAGGTTAG